One window of Prochlorococcus marinus XMU1405 genomic DNA carries:
- a CDS encoding DNA polymerase III subunit delta' yields the protein MIEVKKNNFFLNEEVNTCLNNIIKNKLFANGYIFYGPEGVGKKQTALQFIKEIFKQSPSENVEDSITNNNHPDFLTIEPDSFLATKSSGSSDHEKTLKSGSEIIKIAQIRNIKTFLSQKSINSEKKIVLIIDAHLLNEAASNCLLKTLEEPSNGIFILLTSKLNLLLDTIISRCQIIRFRSFSGKQIESILKEYLDTSKLNRSTKIKFEDLINSANGSPKQLLKNIEIWNEFSDEIMSKLDSPIKNSLEILEISKSISEKLEIFQQIFLVNLIQTIWWRKTKNIGLVKKLEKLKYLLRKNIQPRLAWEITFLKISMEVIKN from the coding sequence ATGATTGAGGTTAAAAAAAATAATTTTTTCTTGAATGAAGAAGTTAATACTTGTCTTAACAACATAATAAAAAACAAATTATTTGCTAATGGTTATATATTTTATGGGCCTGAAGGTGTAGGAAAAAAGCAAACTGCTCTTCAATTTATAAAAGAGATTTTCAAACAGTCACCAAGCGAAAATGTTGAAGACAGCATTACAAACAATAACCATCCTGATTTTTTAACTATTGAACCTGATTCTTTTTTGGCAACAAAAAGTTCAGGAAGTTCCGATCATGAGAAAACGTTAAAAAGTGGATCTGAGATTATTAAAATTGCTCAAATACGTAATATCAAAACTTTTCTTAGTCAAAAATCAATAAACTCAGAAAAAAAAATTGTTTTAATTATTGATGCACACCTCTTAAACGAAGCAGCCTCAAATTGCCTTTTAAAAACACTAGAAGAGCCTAGTAACGGCATTTTTATTTTGCTGACATCTAAATTGAACCTTCTCTTAGATACGATCATCTCAAGATGTCAAATCATCAGATTTCGATCTTTTTCTGGTAAACAAATAGAATCTATTTTGAAAGAATATTTAGATACTTCTAAATTAAATAGAAGTACAAAAATAAAATTTGAAGATTTGATAAACTCTGCAAATGGATCTCCAAAACAATTATTGAAAAATATTGAAATTTGGAATGAATTTTCAGATGAAATTATGAGTAAATTGGATTCTCCAATTAAAAATAGTCTGGAAATATTAGAAATATCTAAATCAATATCTGAAAAATTAGAAATTTTTCAACAGATTTTTTTAGTAAATTTAATTCAAACAATTTGGTGGAGAAAAACAAAAAATATAGGTTTAGTTAAAAAGCTTGAAAAATTAAAATACCTCTTAAGAAAAAACATTCAACCAAGGTTGGCTTGGGAAATTACTTTTTTAAAAATTTCTATGGAAGTTATAAAAAATTAA
- the tmk gene encoding dTMP kinase, with protein MKGKFIVIEGIDGCGKTTQIDELSKWLPNSGLIKKGSKLITTREPGGSLLGKKLRGLILDNNKNNKPSSLAELLLYSADRAEHVSKIISPALNKNDWVISDRFSDSTLAYQGYGRNINLEIIKNIESIVCQGESPDLTFFLEISPEESMFRRKNQIPDRIESEGIRFLEKVNEGFKLIAKQKNWKVISASQNIKTISNQIKETLLNNFSNNR; from the coding sequence ATGAAAGGAAAATTTATCGTTATTGAGGGTATTGATGGATGTGGTAAAACTACTCAAATAGATGAACTGTCTAAATGGCTACCTAATAGTGGTCTAATTAAGAAGGGGTCCAAATTAATCACAACTAGAGAGCCGGGAGGCAGTCTTTTAGGAAAAAAACTTAGAGGACTGATTCTTGATAATAATAAAAATAACAAGCCTTCATCTCTCGCGGAATTATTGCTTTATTCAGCAGATAGAGCTGAACACGTTTCCAAAATTATTTCACCTGCTTTAAATAAAAATGATTGGGTGATAAGTGATAGATTTTCAGATTCCACCCTGGCTTATCAAGGTTATGGAAGAAATATAAATTTAGAAATAATTAAAAATATTGAATCTATTGTATGTCAGGGAGAATCTCCTGACCTCACTTTCTTCCTAGAAATTTCTCCAGAAGAGAGCATGTTCCGAAGAAAAAATCAAATTCCAGACAGAATAGAATCAGAAGGTATTAGATTTTTAGAAAAAGTAAATGAAGGCTTCAAACTAATTGCCAAACAAAAAAACTGGAAAGTAATATCTGCTTCACAAAATATTAAAACTATTTCTAATCAAATTAAAGAGACTTTGCTAAACAATTTTTCTAATAACAGATGA
- a CDS encoding heavy metal translocating P-type ATPase codes for MESIQLNITGMKCGGCVSTVEKILNNSDGIENVSVNLLTESAYFEITQKHIEIETVLKNLKENGFPSKIYTNDFSKKINKAELEKKKKWNNQWKKLTFALLLLLFSGLGHLAEGRYINFPILGNIFFHASLATSALLFPGRGIIINGFKSFFKNRPDMDSLVALGVMSAYSTSLLSLIFPATGFPCFFNEPVMLLGFILIGRFLEERARYQTGSSIGELLDLQPEMANIYTEDNQIKLIRVNTLRPNQEIQVLAGDRVPADCVVTQGNSYVDVSHITGESKPIEVKGGDNLSCGSLNLNSTLRLKVQKVGGDSSLAKLVNLIESVNARKPRIQRIADEIAGKFTYFVLFFATLTFFFWWQGARNIWPDLLSHNHNFITQSSHTLHSSLGSNAENFLSLAIQLSIAVLVIACPCALGLATPTVITVASGKAAKKGVLFKGGDKIEMASKINHIIFDKTGTLTKGKPFIVDYKNNDDHSFLLRIAASLEKESRHPIADALMQEAKKQNLSLFPIKKIFTHSGRGISGELESIDGLINIGNIEWLLSKGIIIDSEAKKVIENEETKTYTIVGVSIKDKLLGFIFLGDLLRDDSIKTVQNLRENKFKINILSGDRKQTVLALAKKIGCKESEVKWDLLPDMKLNTIESLKINSKVAMIGDGINDVPALASSDLGIAVGSGTQIAKSNADVVLMGDQLNGLPYAFNLAKKTIRKIKQNLIWAFGYNLLAIPLAAGILFPKYGILLTPSIAALLMAISSITVVINALSLD; via the coding sequence ATGGAAAGCATTCAATTAAACATTACAGGAATGAAGTGCGGAGGTTGTGTTAGTACTGTTGAAAAAATATTAAATAATTCTGATGGTATTGAAAATGTTTCTGTTAACTTACTAACTGAAAGTGCATATTTTGAAATTACCCAGAAACATATAGAAATAGAAACAGTTCTCAAAAATCTTAAAGAGAATGGATTCCCATCAAAGATTTACACAAATGATTTTTCAAAAAAAATAAATAAGGCAGAATTAGAAAAAAAAAAGAAGTGGAATAATCAATGGAAAAAACTAACTTTTGCTTTATTACTTTTATTATTTTCAGGTTTAGGTCATTTAGCAGAAGGAAGATATATAAATTTTCCAATATTAGGTAATATATTTTTTCACGCTTCATTAGCAACATCGGCTCTATTATTCCCTGGCAGAGGAATAATTATTAATGGATTTAAATCATTTTTTAAGAACCGTCCGGATATGGATTCCTTAGTAGCTCTTGGAGTGATGAGCGCATATTCAACGAGTCTTCTATCCTTAATATTTCCTGCCACTGGTTTTCCTTGTTTTTTTAATGAACCAGTTATGTTATTAGGCTTTATATTAATTGGGCGTTTCTTAGAGGAAAGAGCAAGATACCAAACTGGTTCATCTATTGGAGAGTTATTAGATCTTCAACCTGAAATGGCAAATATCTACACAGAAGATAATCAAATAAAATTAATAAGAGTAAATACTTTAAGACCTAATCAAGAGATTCAAGTTTTAGCAGGAGATAGAGTACCTGCTGACTGCGTTGTTACCCAAGGTAATTCATATGTTGATGTTTCACATATTACTGGAGAATCCAAACCTATCGAGGTAAAAGGAGGTGACAATCTATCTTGTGGGTCTTTAAATCTTAATTCAACTCTAAGACTTAAAGTACAAAAGGTCGGAGGCGATTCTTCTCTTGCAAAACTAGTAAATCTTATAGAGTCTGTAAACGCTAGGAAACCTCGCATTCAAAGAATTGCTGATGAAATTGCAGGCAAATTCACTTACTTTGTACTTTTTTTTGCTACTCTAACTTTCTTCTTTTGGTGGCAGGGAGCAAGAAACATTTGGCCAGATTTATTAAGTCATAATCATAATTTCATCACTCAATCAAGCCACACACTTCATAGTTCGCTTGGTAGTAATGCTGAGAATTTCCTTAGCTTAGCCATTCAATTGTCAATTGCTGTTTTAGTAATAGCTTGTCCTTGTGCATTAGGTTTAGCCACCCCAACTGTAATCACTGTCGCATCAGGTAAAGCAGCAAAAAAAGGGGTTTTATTTAAAGGCGGGGATAAAATAGAGATGGCTTCAAAAATTAATCACATTATTTTTGACAAGACAGGTACTTTAACAAAAGGTAAACCTTTCATTGTTGATTATAAAAATAATGATGATCATTCATTTTTATTAAGAATAGCTGCCAGTTTAGAAAAGGAAAGCAGGCATCCAATCGCAGATGCCTTAATGCAAGAGGCAAAAAAACAAAATTTAAGTTTATTTCCAATAAAAAAAATTTTCACTCATTCAGGTCGAGGTATTTCTGGAGAACTAGAGTCAATTGATGGACTTATTAATATTGGAAATATTGAATGGCTACTAAGTAAAGGAATAATTATTGATAGTGAGGCAAAAAAAGTAATTGAAAATGAAGAGACAAAAACGTACACTATCGTTGGTGTAAGTATCAAAGATAAGTTATTAGGCTTTATCTTTCTAGGGGATTTACTCAGAGATGATTCAATTAAAACTGTTCAAAATTTAAGAGAAAACAAATTTAAAATTAATATTTTAAGTGGAGATAGAAAACAAACAGTTTTAGCTTTAGCAAAAAAAATTGGTTGTAAAGAATCAGAAGTAAAATGGGATCTTCTTCCTGACATGAAGCTAAATACTATAGAAAGTTTAAAAATTAACAGTAAGGTAGCAATGATTGGTGATGGTATTAATGATGTCCCAGCCTTAGCATCCTCAGACTTAGGAATTGCTGTGGGATCAGGGACTCAAATAGCCAAGTCAAATGCAGATGTAGTATTGATGGGAGATCAACTAAATGGATTACCCTACGCCTTTAATCTTGCAAAAAAAACTATAAGAAAAATAAAACAAAATCTAATATGGGCTTTTGGTTACAACTTACTAGCTATACCTTTAGCCGCTGGCATTTTATTCCCTAAATACGGTATTCTTCTTACTCCCTCAATTGCAGCATTATTGATGGCTATTAGCTCTATTACAGTTGTAATTAATGCTTTATCTTTGGATTAA
- a CDS encoding photosystem I assembly protein Ycf3 encodes MPSNQNRDNFIDKAFTVIAESIVKIMPIAEKEKKAYIYYRDGLAAQNNGDYSEALEYYKESLLLEENKIDRGETLKNMAIIYMSNGEEDLSIETYEKALVENPKQPSCLKNIGLIYEKRGRYAEQNGDLDQRDIWFDKAAEVWSKAVRLYPGGYLDIENWLKNSGRSSIDMYL; translated from the coding sequence GTGCCAAGTAATCAAAATAGAGACAATTTTATCGATAAAGCTTTTACTGTAATTGCTGAATCTATAGTAAAAATAATGCCTATTGCAGAGAAAGAAAAAAAAGCATATATCTATTACAGAGATGGCCTAGCAGCACAAAATAATGGAGATTATTCAGAAGCATTAGAATATTACAAAGAGAGTTTACTACTTGAAGAAAATAAAATTGATAGGGGTGAGACTTTAAAAAATATGGCAATAATATATATGAGTAATGGTGAAGAGGATCTGTCTATTGAAACTTATGAAAAAGCATTAGTAGAAAATCCTAAACAGCCATCATGCCTTAAAAATATAGGTTTGATTTATGAAAAAAGGGGAAGATATGCTGAGCAAAATGGTGATTTAGATCAAAGAGACATTTGGTTTGATAAGGCTGCTGAAGTCTGGTCTAAAGCAGTGAGACTATATCCAGGTGGTTATCTAGATATTGAGAATTGGTTGAAAAACTCCGGAAGAAGTTCAATCGATATGTATCTCTAA
- the radA gene encoding DNA repair protein RadA encodes MSSKLSTFICQNCGTKTSQYFGKCLNCNSWNSIIEEIKSKRSKYQEIANNKKSIPFNEISSKKISRFTSGFREFDRVLGGGIVPGSVVLLGGEPGIGKSTIVLQSAGKISLNEKVLYITAEESLEQVKIRWERLNQNSIDLKIFAETNLSLIIEEIKQVNPSFAIIDSIQAIHNHEMESSPGSVSQVRACSSELQNLAKDKNIALLIIGHVTKDGVLAGPKTLEHLVDTVINFEGDNISSHRLLRSIKNRFGSTFEIGIFEMREEGLREIKNPSSIFTNKENIAGVTTTITNEGTRPLAVDIQALVNKTFYSNPRRTTTGININRLHQILAVIEKHVGIKLSEFDCYIATGGGFEINDPSSDLGVAISILSSLKNIPPLASSSFIGELGLSGQVRKSNNLRAKIEEAVRLGIKNIVVPKLEEDLNNNFQNLINIKEISNIKEAVDYSLSD; translated from the coding sequence ATGTCTAGCAAATTGTCAACTTTTATTTGTCAAAACTGTGGGACTAAAACTTCTCAATACTTTGGGAAATGCCTAAATTGCAACTCATGGAACTCTATTATAGAAGAAATTAAAAGCAAGAGATCTAAATATCAAGAAATAGCAAATAATAAAAAATCTATACCGTTTAATGAAATTTCATCAAAAAAAATATCAAGATTTACAAGTGGTTTTAGGGAATTTGATCGAGTTCTCGGAGGTGGAATAGTACCTGGATCTGTTGTTTTACTTGGAGGAGAACCAGGTATAGGTAAAAGCACAATAGTTCTTCAATCAGCAGGAAAAATATCTCTCAATGAGAAAGTTTTATACATAACTGCAGAAGAATCTTTAGAACAAGTAAAAATTAGATGGGAAAGATTAAATCAAAACAGTATTGATTTAAAAATTTTTGCAGAAACTAATTTATCCCTAATAATTGAGGAGATCAAACAGGTAAATCCAAGTTTCGCAATTATTGATAGTATTCAAGCTATCCATAATCATGAGATGGAAAGTTCGCCAGGATCTGTTTCTCAAGTTAGAGCATGCTCATCTGAATTGCAAAATCTCGCCAAAGACAAAAATATTGCGCTTTTAATAATTGGTCATGTAACCAAAGATGGTGTTTTAGCTGGTCCTAAAACTCTAGAGCATTTAGTTGATACAGTAATAAACTTTGAAGGAGATAATATCTCCTCACATAGATTACTGAGAAGTATAAAAAATCGATTTGGATCAACTTTTGAAATTGGAATTTTTGAAATGCGTGAAGAGGGCTTAAGAGAGATAAAAAACCCAAGTTCAATTTTTACAAATAAAGAAAATATTGCAGGTGTAACAACTACGATTACAAATGAAGGCACTCGACCATTAGCAGTTGATATACAAGCACTTGTAAATAAAACTTTCTACAGTAACCCAAGACGTACTACAACTGGAATAAACATAAATAGATTACATCAAATTCTAGCTGTTATTGAAAAACACGTAGGGATAAAATTATCTGAATTTGATTGTTATATAGCTACTGGTGGGGGTTTTGAGATTAATGATCCATCATCTGACTTAGGTGTAGCAATATCAATTTTATCAAGTTTGAAAAATATCCCTCCTTTGGCAAGTAGCTCATTTATTGGAGAATTGGGTTTGAGCGGTCAGGTTAGAAAATCAAATAACCTTCGAGCAAAGATAGAAGAAGCTGTAAGACTGGGGATAAAAAATATAGTAGTGCCAAAACTTGAGGAGGACCTAAATAATAATTTTCAAAATTTAATAAATATCAAAGAAATATCAAATATTAAAGAAGCAGTTGACTATTCCTTATCAGATTAA
- the rpaB gene encoding response regulator transcription factor RpaB, whose amino-acid sequence MALSSQTKETILVADDEASIRRILETRLSMIGYKVVTACDGKEALKLFKDYEPDLVVLDVMMPKLDGYGVCQELRKDSDVPIVMLTALGDVADRITGLELGADDYVVKPFSPKELEARIRCVLRRIDKEQIPGMPNSGLILVTDIKIDTNRRQVFKSDERIRLTGMEFSLLELLVSRSGEPFSRGEILKEVWGYTPERHVDTRVVDVHISRLRSKLEADPANPELILTARGTGYLFQRIVDITPFDGK is encoded by the coding sequence ATGGCTCTATCTAGTCAAACTAAAGAAACAATCCTTGTCGCAGATGACGAGGCAAGTATCAGAAGAATTCTGGAGACGCGTCTCTCCATGATTGGCTACAAAGTTGTCACTGCATGTGATGGTAAAGAAGCACTAAAGTTATTTAAAGATTATGAGCCTGATTTAGTCGTACTCGACGTCATGATGCCAAAGTTAGACGGTTATGGAGTTTGTCAGGAATTAAGGAAAGACTCTGATGTACCAATTGTCATGTTAACTGCATTAGGAGATGTAGCAGATAGGATAACAGGCTTAGAATTAGGGGCTGATGATTATGTCGTGAAACCATTTAGTCCAAAGGAATTAGAAGCTAGAATTAGGTGCGTTCTAAGAAGAATTGATAAAGAACAAATTCCTGGAATGCCTAATTCAGGATTAATTTTGGTTACTGATATAAAAATTGATACAAATCGAAGACAAGTCTTTAAAAGTGATGAGAGAATTAGATTGACTGGAATGGAATTTAGTCTCTTAGAACTTTTGGTAAGTAGGTCAGGAGAGCCATTTAGTAGAGGAGAGATTTTAAAAGAAGTTTGGGGATACACACCCGAGAGACATGTAGATACTAGAGTAGTTGATGTTCACATATCTCGATTAAGATCGAAATTAGAGGCTGATCCGGCAAATCCTGAATTGATATTAACAGCAAGGGGCACAGGATATCTTTTTCAAAGGATTGTTGATATTACACCTTTTGATGGTAAGTAA